A stretch of Candidatus Zixiibacteriota bacterium DNA encodes these proteins:
- the rpoZ gene encoding DNA-directed RNA polymerase subunit omega gives MSYQKLDRLDEKIGNRYEAAIIAAKRARQINADRLAKLELMPEDADIDRSPRKVTAIALEELMEGKLKIEHE, from the coding sequence GTTACCAGAAACTTGACAGACTCGATGAAAAGATTGGCAATCGTTACGAGGCCGCGATAATCGCCGCCAAACGCGCCCGGCAGATAAATGCCGATAGGCTGGCCAAACTGGAGCTTATGCCCGAGGATGCCGATATCGATAGAAGTCCTCGTAAAGTCACAGCAATCGCACTTGAAGAATTAATGGAAGGTAAGCTTAAAATTGAGCACGAGTAA